From a single Podarcis raffonei isolate rPodRaf1 chromosome 10, rPodRaf1.pri, whole genome shotgun sequence genomic region:
- the CRY1 gene encoding cryptochrome-1 isoform X5 — MGVNAVHWFRKGLRLHDNPALREVIQGADTVRCVYILDPWFAGSSNVGINRWRFLLQCLEDLDANLRKLNSRLFVIRGQPADVFPRLFKEWNITKLSIEYDSEPFGKERDAAIKKLASEAGVEVIVRISHTLYDLDKIIELNGGQPPLTYKRFQTLISRMEPLEMPVETITAEVMSKCTTPVSDDHDEKYGVPSLEELGFDTDGLPSAVWPGGETEALTRLERHLERKAWVANFERPRMNANSLLASPTGLSPYLRFGCLSCRLFYFKLTDLYKKVKKNSSPPLSLYGQLLWREFFYTAATNNPRFDKMEGNPICVQIPWDRNPEALAKWAEGRTGFPWIDAIMTQLRQEGWIHHLARHAVACFLTRGDLWISWEEGMKVFEELLLDADWSVNAGSWMWLSCSSFFQQFFHCYCPVGFGRRTDPNGDYIRRYLPVLRGFPAKYIYDPWNAPEGVQKVAKCVIGVNYPKPMVNHAEASRLNIERMKQIYQQLSRYRGLGLLASVPSNGNGNGNSGLMGYSPGETLPSCTNASGYPQGSGILHYAHGEGQKTHLIQQEHLLLLECALGNVQIQKRKLRALVPKSSDKAVINWVKIRTLKEDINDRKPHADVRRKN, encoded by the exons gtttttgcttcagtgtcTTGAAGATTTGGATGCCAACTTACGAAAGTTAAATTCTCGTTTATTTGTGATTCGAGGGCAGCCTGCAGATGTGTTTCCCAGGCTCTTTAAG GAATGGAACATTACAAAACTTTCTATTGAGTATGACTCTGAGCCATTTGGGAAGGAGAGAGATGCAGCAATTAAGAAGTTGGCTAGTGAAGCAGGAGTGGAAGTCATTGTACGAATTTCACATACTTTATATGACCTAGATAA GATTATAGAATTAAATGGAGGACAGCCACCCCTTACCTATAAGAGATTCCAGACTTTAATAAGTAGAATGGAGCCATTGGAGATGCCTGTGGAAACTATTACTGCAGAAGTAATGTCAAAGTGTACCACTCCAGTTTCTGATGACCATGATGAAAAATATGGTGTTCCATCTTTGGAAGAACTAG GTTTTGATACGGATGGATTGCCTTCTGCTGTTTGGCCAGGTGGAGAAACAGAAGCTCTTACAAGATTGGAAAGACATTTGGAAAGAAAG GCTTGGGTAGCGAACTTTGAACGACCACGAATGAATGCAAATTCTCTTCTTGCAAGTCCCACGGGACTTAGTCCTTACCTACGATTTGGCTGTTTGTCCTGCCGCCTGTTTTACTTCAAGTTAACAGACTTATACAAAAAG GTAAAAAAGAACagctctcctcctctttctctctatgGCCAGTTGTTGTGGCGTGAATTCTTCTACACAGCAGCCACTAATAATCCACGCTTTGATAAAATGGAAGGCAATCCCATATGTGTGCAGATTCCATGGGACAGGAATCCTGAGGCTTTGGCAAAATGGGCAGAGGGCAGGACAGGATTCCCTTGGATTGATGCTATTATGACCCAGCTACGTCAGGAAGGCTGGATccaccacttggccagacatgCTGTAGCATGCTTCTTGACTCGAGGCGATCTGTGGATTAGTTGGGAAGAAGGGATGAAG GTATTTGAAGAATTGCTCCTGGATGCTGACTGGAGTGTGAATGCAGGCAGTTGGATGTGGCTGTCCTGTAGCTCCTTCTTCCAGCAGTTTTTCCATTGCTATTGCCCTGTGGGCTTTGGCAGAAGAACTGACCCTAATGGGGACTATATCAG GCGCTATCTGCCTGTACTCAGAGGGTTCCCTGCAAAGTACATCTACGATCCTTGGAATGCCCCTGAGGGTGTCCAGAAGGTTGCAAAATGTGTAATAGGAGTGAATTACCCTAAACCAATGGTAAATCATGCTGAGGCAAGTCGCTTGAATATTGAAAGGATGAAACAAATCTACCAGCAACTATCACGATACAGAGGATTAG GTCTGCTTGCATCAGTGCCTTCTAATGGGAATGGGAATGGAAATAGTGGCCTAATGGGATATTCACCAGGGGAAACCCTTCCTAGTTGTACCAATGCCAGTG GTTACCCTCAAGGGAGTGGTATTTTGCATTACGCTCATGGGGAAGGCCAGAAAACACACTTAATTCAGCAAG AGCATCTCTTGTTGCTGGAATGTGCACTGGGAAACGTCCAAATCCAGAAGAGGAAACTCAGAGCATTGGTCCCAAAGTCCAGCGACAAAGCAGTAATTAATTGGGTAAAAATAAGAACTCTGAAGGAAGATATTAATGATAGAAAACCACATGCTGATGTCAGAAGGAAAAACTAA
- the CRY1 gene encoding cryptochrome-1 isoform X2, which translates to MGVNAVHWFRKGLRLHDNPALREVIQGADTVRCVYILDPWFAGSSNVGINRWRFLLQCLEDLDANLRKLNSRLFVIRGQPADVFPRLFKEWNITKLSIEYDSEPFGKERDAAIKKLASEAGVEVIVRISHTLYDLDKIIELNGGQPPLTYKRFQTLISRMEPLEMPVETITAEVMSKCTTPVSDDHDEKYGVPSLEELGFDTDGLPSAVWPGGETEALTRLERHLERKAWVANFERPRMNANSLLASPTGLSPYLRFGCLSCRLFYFKLTDLYKKVKKNSSPPLSLYGQLLWREFFYTAATNNPRFDKMEGNPICVQIPWDRNPEALAKWAEGRTGFPWIDAIMTQLRQEGWIHHLARHAVACFLTRGDLWISWEEGMKVFEELLLDADWSVNAGSWMWLSCSSFFQQFFHCYCPVGFGRRTDPNGDYIRRYLPVLRGFPAKYIYDPWNAPEGVQKVAKCVIGVNYPKPMVNHAEASRLNIERMKQIYQQLSRYRGLGLLASVPSNGNGNGNSGLMGYSPGETLPSCTNASGSQMGTNEAHTGSVQACTLGESHTGTSGIQQQGYPQGSGILHYAHGEGQKTHLIQQGRASLVAGMCTGKRPNPEEETQSIGPKVQRQSSN; encoded by the exons gtttttgcttcagtgtcTTGAAGATTTGGATGCCAACTTACGAAAGTTAAATTCTCGTTTATTTGTGATTCGAGGGCAGCCTGCAGATGTGTTTCCCAGGCTCTTTAAG GAATGGAACATTACAAAACTTTCTATTGAGTATGACTCTGAGCCATTTGGGAAGGAGAGAGATGCAGCAATTAAGAAGTTGGCTAGTGAAGCAGGAGTGGAAGTCATTGTACGAATTTCACATACTTTATATGACCTAGATAA GATTATAGAATTAAATGGAGGACAGCCACCCCTTACCTATAAGAGATTCCAGACTTTAATAAGTAGAATGGAGCCATTGGAGATGCCTGTGGAAACTATTACTGCAGAAGTAATGTCAAAGTGTACCACTCCAGTTTCTGATGACCATGATGAAAAATATGGTGTTCCATCTTTGGAAGAACTAG GTTTTGATACGGATGGATTGCCTTCTGCTGTTTGGCCAGGTGGAGAAACAGAAGCTCTTACAAGATTGGAAAGACATTTGGAAAGAAAG GCTTGGGTAGCGAACTTTGAACGACCACGAATGAATGCAAATTCTCTTCTTGCAAGTCCCACGGGACTTAGTCCTTACCTACGATTTGGCTGTTTGTCCTGCCGCCTGTTTTACTTCAAGTTAACAGACTTATACAAAAAG GTAAAAAAGAACagctctcctcctctttctctctatgGCCAGTTGTTGTGGCGTGAATTCTTCTACACAGCAGCCACTAATAATCCACGCTTTGATAAAATGGAAGGCAATCCCATATGTGTGCAGATTCCATGGGACAGGAATCCTGAGGCTTTGGCAAAATGGGCAGAGGGCAGGACAGGATTCCCTTGGATTGATGCTATTATGACCCAGCTACGTCAGGAAGGCTGGATccaccacttggccagacatgCTGTAGCATGCTTCTTGACTCGAGGCGATCTGTGGATTAGTTGGGAAGAAGGGATGAAG GTATTTGAAGAATTGCTCCTGGATGCTGACTGGAGTGTGAATGCAGGCAGTTGGATGTGGCTGTCCTGTAGCTCCTTCTTCCAGCAGTTTTTCCATTGCTATTGCCCTGTGGGCTTTGGCAGAAGAACTGACCCTAATGGGGACTATATCAG GCGCTATCTGCCTGTACTCAGAGGGTTCCCTGCAAAGTACATCTACGATCCTTGGAATGCCCCTGAGGGTGTCCAGAAGGTTGCAAAATGTGTAATAGGAGTGAATTACCCTAAACCAATGGTAAATCATGCTGAGGCAAGTCGCTTGAATATTGAAAGGATGAAACAAATCTACCAGCAACTATCACGATACAGAGGATTAG GTCTGCTTGCATCAGTGCCTTCTAATGGGAATGGGAATGGAAATAGTGGCCTAATGGGATATTCACCAGGGGAAACCCTTCCTAGTTGTACCAATGCCAGTG GATCTCAAATGGGAACAAATGAAGCCCATACAGGAAGTGTTCAAGCATGCACGTTAGGAGAATCTCATACAGGAACTAGTGGAATTCAGCAGCAAG GTTACCCTCAAGGGAGTGGTATTTTGCATTACGCTCATGGGGAAGGCCAGAAAACACACTTAATTCAGCAAG GAAGAGCATCTCTTGTTGCTGGAATGTGCACTGGGAAACGTCCAAATCCAGAAGAGGAAACTCAGAGCATTGGTCCCAAAGTCCAGCGACAAAGCAGTAATTAA
- the CRY1 gene encoding cryptochrome-1 isoform X1 — protein sequence MGVNAVHWFRKGLRLHDNPALREVIQGADTVRCVYILDPWFAGSSNVGINRWRFLLQCLEDLDANLRKLNSRLFVIRGQPADVFPRLFKEWNITKLSIEYDSEPFGKERDAAIKKLASEAGVEVIVRISHTLYDLDKIIELNGGQPPLTYKRFQTLISRMEPLEMPVETITAEVMSKCTTPVSDDHDEKYGVPSLEELGFDTDGLPSAVWPGGETEALTRLERHLERKAWVANFERPRMNANSLLASPTGLSPYLRFGCLSCRLFYFKLTDLYKKVKKNSSPPLSLYGQLLWREFFYTAATNNPRFDKMEGNPICVQIPWDRNPEALAKWAEGRTGFPWIDAIMTQLRQEGWIHHLARHAVACFLTRGDLWISWEEGMKVFEELLLDADWSVNAGSWMWLSCSSFFQQFFHCYCPVGFGRRTDPNGDYIRRYLPVLRGFPAKYIYDPWNAPEGVQKVAKCVIGVNYPKPMVNHAEASRLNIERMKQIYQQLSRYRGLGLLASVPSNGNGNGNSGLMGYSPGETLPSCTNASGSQMGTNEAHTGSVQACTLGESHTGTSGIQQQAGYPQGSGILHYAHGEGQKTHLIQQGRASLVAGMCTGKRPNPEEETQSIGPKVQRQSSN from the exons gtttttgcttcagtgtcTTGAAGATTTGGATGCCAACTTACGAAAGTTAAATTCTCGTTTATTTGTGATTCGAGGGCAGCCTGCAGATGTGTTTCCCAGGCTCTTTAAG GAATGGAACATTACAAAACTTTCTATTGAGTATGACTCTGAGCCATTTGGGAAGGAGAGAGATGCAGCAATTAAGAAGTTGGCTAGTGAAGCAGGAGTGGAAGTCATTGTACGAATTTCACATACTTTATATGACCTAGATAA GATTATAGAATTAAATGGAGGACAGCCACCCCTTACCTATAAGAGATTCCAGACTTTAATAAGTAGAATGGAGCCATTGGAGATGCCTGTGGAAACTATTACTGCAGAAGTAATGTCAAAGTGTACCACTCCAGTTTCTGATGACCATGATGAAAAATATGGTGTTCCATCTTTGGAAGAACTAG GTTTTGATACGGATGGATTGCCTTCTGCTGTTTGGCCAGGTGGAGAAACAGAAGCTCTTACAAGATTGGAAAGACATTTGGAAAGAAAG GCTTGGGTAGCGAACTTTGAACGACCACGAATGAATGCAAATTCTCTTCTTGCAAGTCCCACGGGACTTAGTCCTTACCTACGATTTGGCTGTTTGTCCTGCCGCCTGTTTTACTTCAAGTTAACAGACTTATACAAAAAG GTAAAAAAGAACagctctcctcctctttctctctatgGCCAGTTGTTGTGGCGTGAATTCTTCTACACAGCAGCCACTAATAATCCACGCTTTGATAAAATGGAAGGCAATCCCATATGTGTGCAGATTCCATGGGACAGGAATCCTGAGGCTTTGGCAAAATGGGCAGAGGGCAGGACAGGATTCCCTTGGATTGATGCTATTATGACCCAGCTACGTCAGGAAGGCTGGATccaccacttggccagacatgCTGTAGCATGCTTCTTGACTCGAGGCGATCTGTGGATTAGTTGGGAAGAAGGGATGAAG GTATTTGAAGAATTGCTCCTGGATGCTGACTGGAGTGTGAATGCAGGCAGTTGGATGTGGCTGTCCTGTAGCTCCTTCTTCCAGCAGTTTTTCCATTGCTATTGCCCTGTGGGCTTTGGCAGAAGAACTGACCCTAATGGGGACTATATCAG GCGCTATCTGCCTGTACTCAGAGGGTTCCCTGCAAAGTACATCTACGATCCTTGGAATGCCCCTGAGGGTGTCCAGAAGGTTGCAAAATGTGTAATAGGAGTGAATTACCCTAAACCAATGGTAAATCATGCTGAGGCAAGTCGCTTGAATATTGAAAGGATGAAACAAATCTACCAGCAACTATCACGATACAGAGGATTAG GTCTGCTTGCATCAGTGCCTTCTAATGGGAATGGGAATGGAAATAGTGGCCTAATGGGATATTCACCAGGGGAAACCCTTCCTAGTTGTACCAATGCCAGTG GATCTCAAATGGGAACAAATGAAGCCCATACAGGAAGTGTTCAAGCATGCACGTTAGGAGAATCTCATACAGGAACTAGTGGAATTCAGCAGCAAG cAGGTTACCCTCAAGGGAGTGGTATTTTGCATTACGCTCATGGGGAAGGCCAGAAAACACACTTAATTCAGCAAG GAAGAGCATCTCTTGTTGCTGGAATGTGCACTGGGAAACGTCCAAATCCAGAAGAGGAAACTCAGAGCATTGGTCCCAAAGTCCAGCGACAAAGCAGTAATTAA